One window of the Psychromonas sp. psych-6C06 genome contains the following:
- a CDS encoding MucB/RseB C-terminal domain-containing protein, which produces MNRASLFNVLVAISLLLFIPLATAIESTVEESEFSLTDEQVEPTAIEYLQLMQQAYRSKNFELLYLSSLQQQIEPMQLIHGVVDGQEVSYFRYLNGAIRESLQFAGEISYFEQGSPAYTLKSRHNRHVFANIANFDYQAGLDNYDYIILGKGRIAGKPSIAIRMISKDEYRYSYVIWCDLHSFLPLRLDTINHSNVVLEQFMVVSVNVSDTINPWLVKLTETKRPQAVHIRQQNTDKSSPWKTNWLPSGFSEVKNDQHKLAMNENDPVSYILLDDGLVNVSIYISPKKLPLDEKQKIVRHGATLLYTEQRGNTEINVVGEIPVVTAQRLVKSVVLDQNDDN; this is translated from the coding sequence ATGAATAGAGCTTCACTTTTTAACGTATTAGTAGCAATCAGCTTGCTACTTTTTATTCCGCTAGCAACTGCCATTGAGTCTACAGTCGAAGAAAGTGAATTCAGCTTAACCGATGAGCAAGTTGAACCAACGGCGATTGAGTATCTTCAATTGATGCAACAAGCTTACCGAAGTAAAAATTTTGAATTACTTTATTTAAGTAGTCTGCAGCAACAGATTGAGCCGATGCAACTTATTCATGGCGTAGTTGATGGGCAAGAGGTGAGTTATTTTCGATACCTTAATGGAGCCATTAGAGAATCTTTACAATTTGCAGGTGAGATAAGTTACTTTGAACAGGGCTCTCCTGCTTACACACTAAAATCCAGACATAATCGTCATGTATTCGCAAATATTGCCAACTTTGATTATCAAGCTGGGCTTGATAACTACGATTATATCATTTTGGGCAAAGGACGCATTGCAGGAAAACCATCCATAGCAATACGTATGATAAGTAAAGATGAGTACCGATATAGTTATGTTATTTGGTGCGATTTGCACTCTTTCTTACCGCTACGGTTAGATACGATTAATCACTCAAATGTAGTGCTAGAGCAATTCATGGTCGTATCAGTGAATGTTTCAGATACGATAAACCCTTGGCTAGTAAAGCTTACTGAAACTAAACGCCCGCAAGCTGTCCACATAAGACAGCAAAATACAGATAAATCCTCACCTTGGAAAACTAATTGGTTACCTTCTGGTTTCTCAGAAGTAAAAAATGATCAACATAAGTTGGCTATGAACGAGAATGATCCTGTTTCCTATATATTGCTTGATGATGGGCTTGTTAATGTTTCTATCTATATATCACCAAAAAAATTACCATTAGATGAAAAGCAAAAAATAGTTCGTCATGGTGCAACACTTTTATATACAGAGCAGAGAGGCAATACTGAAATAAATGTTGTAGGAGAAATCCCAGTTGTCACTGCGCAACGATTAGTTAAGTCTGTAGTATTGGATCAAAATGATGATAACTGA
- a CDS encoding RseA family anti-sigma factor — translation MKQFNEQLSSLIDDENVESNSLDALINDKKQQAVFSRYQLIGDVIRNERAIDIDIAEQVMESIADQPVLATVTPITAKVELIQKPENNVISFVKRFGQYAIAASVAGVVVMTSFITSQPSVENNGIEVLNTVPFGGGVSPVSLQASQQQSKQALKDRHERLEALLKDHQLQLQVQQ, via the coding sequence ATGAAACAATTTAACGAACAACTTTCAAGTTTAATTGATGATGAAAATGTTGAAAGTAACTCATTAGATGCACTTATTAATGATAAAAAGCAACAGGCTGTTTTTTCGCGTTATCAATTAATCGGTGATGTGATACGTAATGAGCGGGCAATTGATATTGATATTGCAGAACAAGTCATGGAGTCTATTGCAGATCAACCGGTTTTAGCGACTGTTACTCCTATTACTGCAAAAGTTGAATTAATCCAAAAGCCTGAAAACAATGTTATCTCCTTTGTAAAACGATTTGGTCAATATGCGATTGCAGCTTCGGTTGCAGGTGTTGTTGTGATGACCAGCTTTATTACATCACAACCAAGTGTTGAAAATAATGGTATTGAAGTGTTAAATACGGTGCCATTTGGTGGAGGAGTATCACCTGTTAGTCTTCAAGCTAGCCAACAGCAATCAAAACAAGCATTAAAAGATCGTCATGAGCGTTTAGAGGCATTATTAAAAGACCATCAACTGCAACTTCAAGTGCAACAATAA
- the rpoE gene encoding RNA polymerase sigma factor RpoE: MNERDLDFQLIQRIQNGEQQAFTLLVRKYQNRVANILTRYVRSSGDIADVTQEVFIKVHKSLPSFRGDSAFYTWLYRITVNTAKNYLTSQSRRPPASDIDALEADSYDGSEALREADSPESIMRSEEIKRVVMDTIEQLPAELKAAITLRELEGMSYDEIAKIEDCPIGTVRSRIFRARDAIDKQLAPLLEE, encoded by the coding sequence ATGAATGAGCGTGATTTAGATTTTCAATTAATTCAGCGTATTCAGAATGGAGAGCAGCAGGCTTTTACATTATTGGTCCGTAAGTATCAGAATCGAGTAGCGAATATATTAACGCGTTATGTACGTAGTTCTGGAGATATTGCAGATGTAACGCAAGAGGTTTTCATAAAGGTGCATAAATCATTGCCGTCATTTAGAGGCGATAGTGCATTTTATACTTGGCTGTATCGAATTACTGTCAATACAGCAAAAAATTATCTCACCAGTCAGAGCCGTCGGCCGCCTGCATCTGATATTGATGCATTAGAGGCAGACAGCTATGACGGTAGTGAAGCGCTAAGGGAAGCAGACTCTCCAGAAAGTATTATGCGTTCTGAAGAGATAAAACGTGTCGTGATGGATACGATTGAACAGTTACCTGCGGAACTAAAGGCTGCAATTACGCTTCGTGAGCTTGAAGGTATGAGCTATGACGAAATAGCGAAAATTGAAGATTGCCCAATCGGGACAGTGCGATCTAGAATCTTTAGAGCGCGTGATGCAATTGATAAACAGTTAGCCCCTTTATTAGAAGAGTAG
- the nadB gene encoding L-aspartate oxidase — translation MTESKSITDQHSCDILIIGAGAAGLSLALKLAPHAKVNVLSKGKLSEGSTLYAQGGVAAVFSDTDSIDSHVEDTLIAGAGMCDEEAVRFTVSNAKESMQWLIDTGVQFDTELDKEGNTQYHLTREGGHSHRRILHAADATGKEIEDTLLSAVKKHENITLMEGYNAIDLITSRKLKLPANRVLGAYVWNRNAERVETIKAHFVTLATGGASKVYQYTSNPDVSSGDGIALAWRSGCRIANMEFNQFHPTCLFHADAKNFLLTEALRGEGAHLLRPDGTRFMPDFDERAELAPRDIVARAIDYEMKRLGADCMYLDISHKPKEFIIKHFPTIYRRCLLLGIDIAHQPMPIVPAAHYTCGGVMIDHHGQTDIDGLYAIGEVTYTGLHGANRMASNSLLECIVYAHACAKDIINRLPFYQSRKFASIPAWDDSRVENSDEEVVIQHNWHELRLFMWDYVGIVRTDKRLERALRRVQMLQQEINEYYSNFKVGNNLLELRNLVQVAELIIRSAMSRKESRGLHYNLDYPELLDNPKPTILCPQSD, via the coding sequence ATGACAGAAAGTAAATCAATAACTGACCAACATAGTTGCGATATTTTAATTATCGGGGCAGGTGCCGCTGGCCTTTCTCTTGCTCTTAAACTTGCCCCTCATGCCAAAGTAAACGTTTTAAGTAAGGGTAAACTTTCTGAAGGTTCGACACTTTATGCCCAAGGTGGAGTGGCAGCGGTTTTTTCTGACACCGACAGTATCGACTCTCATGTTGAAGATACGTTAATCGCAGGCGCGGGCATGTGTGATGAAGAAGCGGTACGTTTTACCGTGAGTAATGCCAAAGAAAGCATGCAATGGTTAATCGATACCGGCGTGCAGTTTGATACTGAACTAGATAAGGAAGGTAATACACAATATCACCTTACTCGTGAAGGTGGGCATTCACATCGACGTATCCTTCATGCCGCAGATGCAACAGGTAAAGAAATTGAAGATACATTACTCAGCGCTGTCAAAAAACATGAAAACATTACCTTAATGGAAGGTTATAATGCGATCGATTTAATCACCAGCCGCAAACTGAAGTTACCTGCTAATCGTGTATTAGGCGCCTACGTATGGAATCGGAATGCAGAACGTGTAGAAACAATTAAAGCACATTTTGTTACCTTGGCGACAGGTGGAGCGAGTAAAGTCTACCAATACACCAGTAATCCTGATGTCTCGAGTGGCGATGGTATTGCACTCGCTTGGCGAAGTGGTTGCCGTATTGCCAATATGGAGTTTAATCAATTCCATCCAACCTGCTTATTCCACGCAGATGCAAAAAACTTTTTGCTGACCGAAGCATTACGAGGTGAGGGTGCGCACTTATTACGCCCAGATGGTACTCGCTTTATGCCCGACTTTGATGAACGTGCAGAACTTGCCCCCCGCGATATCGTTGCACGTGCAATAGATTATGAGATGAAACGTCTTGGTGCGGATTGTATGTACCTTGATATCAGTCATAAACCGAAAGAATTCATCATCAAGCACTTTCCGACTATCTACCGCCGTTGCTTATTGCTCGGTATTGATATTGCTCATCAACCGATGCCGATTGTGCCTGCCGCACATTATACTTGTGGTGGTGTGATGATAGATCACCATGGGCAAACTGATATCGATGGTTTATATGCTATTGGTGAAGTAACGTATACCGGTTTGCATGGCGCAAATCGAATGGCCTCTAACTCATTGCTTGAATGTATTGTTTACGCACACGCCTGTGCAAAAGACATTATCAACCGCTTACCTTTCTATCAAAGTAGAAAGTTTGCATCTATTCCAGCATGGGACGATAGTCGTGTTGAAAACTCAGATGAAGAGGTAGTTATTCAGCATAACTGGCATGAATTGCGACTTTTCATGTGGGATTACGTGGGTATCGTGCGTACTGATAAACGATTAGAGCGTGCTCTGCGTCGCGTGCAAATGCTACAGCAGGAAATTAACGAGTACTACAGTAACTTTAAAGTGGGTAACAACTTACTAGAGTTGCGTAATTTAGTGCAAGTTGCGGAGCTAATAATTCGAAGTGCCATGTCACGAAAAGAGAGCCGAGGCTTACATTACAACTTAGATTATCCCGAGTTGCTTGATAACCCTAAACCCACAATTTTATGTCCACAAAGTGACTAA
- a CDS encoding protein YgfX: protein MSSLNALKYKITVGRSFYAGVSIFLLYCAVIFLASLLVPLSLNSLFFYLTLSLIALYAAYQATSFSCSFRLSEAGHIEYSLNGSGYQGGVSPHSFYCHFFIFLIIDVKGRSLGDKSTKQVMVIYKDAVRTVDYRLLARLINIGRT, encoded by the coding sequence ATGTCATCCTTAAACGCGTTAAAGTATAAAATAACTGTTGGCCGCTCTTTTTATGCAGGAGTCTCTATTTTCCTGCTTTATTGTGCTGTTATTTTTTTGGCTTCATTGCTCGTCCCGCTATCCTTAAACTCTCTCTTTTTTTACCTTACTTTATCTTTAATTGCATTATATGCGGCTTACCAAGCAACATCTTTTTCTTGCTCGTTTAGATTGAGTGAAGCTGGTCATATTGAATATAGCCTGAATGGTAGTGGTTATCAGGGGGGCGTCAGTCCACATTCCTTTTACTGCCATTTTTTTATTTTTTTGATCATTGATGTGAAAGGCCGATCTTTAGGGGATAAAAGTACTAAACAAGTAATGGTTATTTATAAAGATGCAGTAAGAACAGTAGATTATCGTTTACTCGCCCGATTGATCAATATCGGACGAACTTAG
- a CDS encoding succinate dehydrogenase assembly factor 2: MTETVNKSRLLWACRRGMLELDILFIPFVKEAFDDLSSQEQFTFQRLLTCEDPELFAWFMGHKKCPDVELANIVDVILKRVKV; the protein is encoded by the coding sequence ATGACCGAAACGGTTAATAAATCCCGCCTTTTATGGGCATGTCGACGTGGAATGTTAGAGCTTGATATCTTGTTTATCCCCTTTGTAAAAGAAGCGTTTGATGATCTTTCTTCACAGGAGCAATTTACTTTTCAGCGTTTACTGACCTGTGAAGATCCGGAGCTTTTTGCTTGGTTTATGGGCCATAAAAAATGCCCTGATGTTGAACTTGCAAACATTGTTGATGTCATCCTTAAACGCGTTAAAGTATAA
- the ygfZ gene encoding tRNA-modifying protein YgfZ yields the protein MRKLSELDNISQLADLVLCPLNSWDLISVKGEDRITFLQGQLTCDLIGLQPGQQTLASQCNPQGKVISIFRVIILEDRVLLTQPSSVTPRQLPELQKYAAFSKVEIAKETEYRAFGLAGCKSAQYIAEKVDTAATHDQSRLLESGTVIIKQPYPSLRYLVVMKNPVAEELLEDLQHQAEIFDDSLWNAMNIASGIGFVEEQTCSSFIPQMLNLQALDGISFNKGCYIGQETVARAKYRGANKRALFILTGRATQAPEVGNNIQMLVNNNWKRIGTVVSGCQYGDGHIEVLAVLPKDCSAEDVYQVQEIEGSTLYYAPLPYTLEEA from the coding sequence ATGCGCAAACTGAGTGAATTAGATAATATTAGCCAACTAGCCGATTTAGTATTGTGCCCACTTAATAGCTGGGATCTTATCTCTGTTAAGGGTGAAGACCGTATCACCTTCTTACAAGGGCAGTTAACTTGCGATCTTATCGGCCTACAACCAGGCCAGCAAACATTAGCATCACAGTGTAATCCGCAGGGCAAAGTGATCAGTATTTTCCGCGTTATTATTTTAGAAGATCGCGTTTTACTGACTCAACCAAGTTCAGTGACACCACGACAACTTCCTGAGTTACAAAAATACGCTGCGTTTTCAAAAGTAGAAATTGCAAAAGAAACAGAATATCGCGCATTTGGTTTAGCGGGTTGTAAATCAGCGCAATACATCGCTGAAAAAGTAGATACAGCTGCAACGCATGATCAAAGTCGCCTGCTAGAAAGTGGCACGGTGATCATTAAGCAACCTTACCCTTCTTTACGCTACTTAGTGGTAATGAAAAACCCCGTTGCAGAAGAACTTTTAGAAGATCTGCAACACCAAGCTGAAATTTTTGATGATAGTCTTTGGAATGCAATGAACATTGCATCAGGTATCGGCTTTGTCGAAGAGCAAACCTGTAGCTCTTTTATCCCTCAAATGCTAAACCTACAAGCATTAGATGGTATTAGCTTTAATAAAGGTTGTTATATCGGTCAAGAAACCGTTGCTCGTGCTAAATATCGAGGAGCCAATAAACGCGCACTGTTCATTTTAACCGGCCGAGCAACACAAGCACCTGAAGTCGGCAATAATATTCAAATGTTAGTCAATAACAATTGGAAACGTATTGGTACTGTCGTTTCTGGCTGTCAGTATGGTGATGGCCATATTGAAGTATTAGCCGTATTACCCAAAGACTGTAGTGCAGAAGATGTCTACCAAGTACAAGAGATTGAAGGATCAACTCTCTACTACGCACCACTCCCTTATACTTTAGAAGAAGCTTAA
- a CDS encoding class I adenylate cyclase: MSCEIIRLREKADKFNRLRIQSAQVLMNEDELNVFQSLPLLLHFNMPSLPGYINADVPTGISQFNLTENHHNLISYYFNTDLPDTPSQCDILGLYAMGSTSSIGQCSESDLDIWICYPHQLDSVRVKLLEDKSWLITHWAESLGIELNFFLIPDNKFRCINDAGMSIDGCGSSQHMLLLDEFYRTALLVAGRPILWRLIPIEHEPNYDQYVQSLYDNNKLNKDDWLDLGGFHRIPAEEYFGATLWQLYKGIDNPYKAVLKTILMEAYSWEYPNTELIAITYKKRFQSQEYYDEQLDPYCLMLEKVTAYLTEIKDFKRLEVVRACFYLKTEETLSKICYNDNTAWRRTILNKFVNQWTWTDEQISDLDNRKNWKVNDVTKAKDILLEALMTSYRKLLTFARDNNIGESISAEDIGILSRKLYAAHETLPGKVDLINPNISPDLSEPNLSFIQVPEGRKNPPGWYLYNCSLDAHTLINTPKLMYAKYISKLISWCHMNGLYEEETKLHLYNQGSDLVDKKLNQFIQDLYSVFPVYVPKANNQALSQPCEIKHLTIFLNVEKDPTRHWQDAHENTDSENDNVLSYGQNNECLIGSIDLIYRNSWNEVRTLHFNNSYAVVDALNTILGKMHQDALPPDQIDLFCYSQHFREQISQSFRSKLEEYIQLRLDSVSQRSVQTLWTGGRKFGFYFERTGVSLQHLQSTVDIYSHISNKKLSNSVINLKNTFFDKTAKVIESHISEGLIQFFFENYPDGFNVYIANAENEVESFQSFAGSKDDLVQNVNRFYASNNNQKDTTEGQINFNLPQFYEIELGDNDELELTSFKSKCKNTERTLI; this comes from the coding sequence TTGAGTTGTGAAATTATAAGATTACGTGAAAAAGCAGACAAATTTAACCGCTTACGTATTCAGTCCGCACAAGTATTAATGAACGAAGATGAATTGAATGTTTTTCAATCTCTTCCTCTTTTGTTACATTTTAATATGCCTTCACTGCCAGGTTATATCAATGCAGATGTACCAACAGGTATTAGCCAGTTTAATCTCACAGAAAATCACCACAACCTAATAAGCTATTACTTTAACACTGACCTCCCAGATACTCCGAGCCAATGCGATATTCTAGGTTTATATGCAATGGGAAGCACCTCTTCGATTGGCCAATGCTCTGAAAGCGATCTCGATATTTGGATCTGTTATCCGCATCAATTGGATAGCGTACGCGTTAAATTATTAGAAGATAAGTCTTGGTTGATCACTCATTGGGCAGAGAGTTTAGGTATCGAGCTTAACTTCTTTCTTATTCCAGATAATAAGTTTCGCTGTATTAACGATGCAGGTATGTCTATCGATGGCTGTGGCTCCTCTCAACATATGTTGTTATTAGATGAGTTTTATCGTACTGCATTGTTGGTTGCAGGCCGCCCCATTCTATGGCGTCTGATTCCGATCGAGCATGAGCCGAACTATGATCAATATGTACAATCTCTTTACGATAACAACAAGTTAAATAAAGATGATTGGCTAGATCTCGGTGGCTTTCACCGTATTCCAGCTGAAGAATACTTTGGCGCGACACTTTGGCAACTCTACAAGGGTATCGATAACCCTTATAAAGCGGTATTAAAAACCATTTTAATGGAAGCTTATTCTTGGGAGTATCCCAATACAGAGTTGATTGCGATCACCTATAAAAAACGTTTCCAAAGCCAAGAGTATTACGATGAACAACTTGATCCTTATTGCTTAATGCTCGAGAAAGTAACTGCTTACCTAACTGAAATTAAAGACTTTAAGCGTTTAGAAGTCGTGCGGGCGTGTTTCTATCTAAAAACCGAAGAGACACTTTCAAAAATTTGTTACAACGACAATACTGCATGGCGTCGCACCATACTAAATAAATTCGTCAACCAGTGGACTTGGACTGATGAACAGATATCAGACTTAGACAACCGTAAAAATTGGAAAGTGAATGATGTCACCAAAGCGAAAGATATTTTACTTGAAGCATTGATGACCAGCTATCGAAAATTACTGACCTTTGCCCGTGACAATAATATTGGCGAATCAATCAGTGCAGAAGATATTGGGATATTGTCTCGTAAACTTTATGCAGCTCATGAAACACTGCCAGGCAAAGTTGACCTCATAAACCCTAATATTTCACCAGATCTTTCTGAACCCAACCTTAGTTTTATCCAAGTACCTGAAGGCCGAAAAAACCCACCGGGTTGGTATCTCTATAACTGTTCATTAGATGCACATACATTAATCAACACGCCAAAACTAATGTATGCAAAGTATATATCGAAGCTTATTTCTTGGTGCCATATGAACGGCCTCTACGAAGAAGAAACAAAATTACACCTTTATAATCAAGGCTCTGATCTAGTGGATAAAAAGCTAAATCAATTTATCCAAGATTTGTATTCTGTTTTTCCAGTATATGTTCCTAAAGCCAATAACCAGGCTCTTAGTCAGCCCTGTGAAATTAAACACCTTACGATATTTTTAAATGTTGAAAAAGATCCTACACGCCACTGGCAAGATGCGCATGAAAACACCGATAGCGAAAATGATAATGTATTATCCTACGGACAAAATAATGAATGCTTAATCGGTAGTATTGATCTCATCTACAGAAACTCATGGAACGAAGTACGTACCCTACACTTCAACAATAGTTATGCCGTCGTTGATGCGTTAAATACTATTTTAGGGAAGATGCACCAAGATGCGCTTCCACCCGATCAAATTGATCTATTTTGTTATAGCCAGCATTTCAGAGAGCAGATAAGCCAGAGTTTTCGAAGCAAATTAGAAGAGTATATCCAGTTACGCTTAGATTCTGTTTCACAGCGTTCAGTACAGACATTATGGACAGGTGGCAGAAAGTTTGGCTTCTATTTTGAGCGAACAGGTGTTTCGCTACAGCATTTACAAAGTACTGTTGATATCTATAGCCATATTTCCAACAAAAAACTTTCGAATAGTGTCATCAATCTCAAAAATACTTTTTTTGATAAAACAGCGAAAGTCATTGAATCGCATATTAGTGAAGGGTTAATCCAATTCTTTTTTGAAAACTACCCAGATGGCTTTAACGTTTATATTGCTAATGCGGAAAATGAGGTAGAAAGCTTTCAAAGTTTTGCTGGCAGTAAAGATGATTTAGTACAAAATGTGAATCGCTTTTATGCCTCTAATAACAATCAAAAAGATACAACAGAAGGGCAAATCAACTTTAATTTACCGCAATTCTATGAGATAGAATTAGGTGATAATGATGAGTTAGAACTCACCTCATTTAAAAGTAAATGTAAAAATACAGAGCGAACGTTAATATAA
- the metF gene encoding methylenetetrahydrofolate reductase, with amino-acid sequence MTNETTQQSYFSAQYLAKLNQNIADIKTEVGVSFEFFPPATPAMEETLWGSIERLKTLKPKFVSVTYGANSGTRDRTHDIIKDIKAKTGMVAAPHLTCIDASKEELRQIARDYWQNDIRSIVALRGDIPEGETKPHMYSTDLVKLLKEEGDFDISVAAYPEKHPEASSAQFDLDVLKAKFDAGANRAISQFFFDAETFLRFRDKCVKQGIDGDIVPGILPVSNYKTLVKFAGLTNVHVPDWMHKLYQGTDNDAMTRNLIGATVAMDMVRVLSQEGVKDFHFYTLNRSDLSYAICHSLGLRPE; translated from the coding sequence ATGACTAATGAAACAACGCAACAATCCTATTTCTCTGCACAATATTTGGCAAAACTAAATCAAAATATTGCCGACATTAAAACAGAGGTGGGTGTCTCATTTGAATTTTTTCCACCTGCAACTCCTGCCATGGAAGAGACGTTGTGGGGATCTATAGAGCGCCTAAAAACGTTAAAGCCTAAGTTTGTTTCAGTTACTTATGGCGCGAATTCGGGCACTCGTGATAGAACGCATGACATTATTAAAGATATTAAAGCTAAAACAGGGATGGTTGCCGCGCCACATTTAACCTGTATTGATGCAAGTAAAGAGGAGTTACGCCAAATTGCACGTGATTATTGGCAGAATGATATTCGTAGTATTGTTGCGCTACGTGGTGATATTCCAGAAGGGGAAACTAAGCCACATATGTATTCGACAGATTTAGTTAAGCTGTTAAAAGAGGAGGGGGATTTTGATATCTCAGTAGCTGCTTATCCAGAAAAACACCCAGAGGCAAGCAGTGCCCAATTCGATTTAGACGTATTAAAAGCTAAATTTGATGCGGGAGCAAATCGAGCTATTTCTCAATTCTTCTTTGATGCAGAGACGTTCTTACGTTTTCGAGATAAGTGCGTCAAACAGGGAATTGATGGTGATATCGTGCCGGGAATTTTACCTGTATCTAATTATAAAACACTCGTCAAATTTGCTGGGCTGACCAATGTGCACGTACCTGATTGGATGCATAAGCTGTATCAAGGCACGGATAATGATGCGATGACGCGTAATTTAATTGGGGCAACGGTTGCAATGGATATGGTACGTGTTCTGAGTCAAGAGGGGGTGAAAGACTTTCATTTTTATACCCTCAATCGTAGTGATCTGAGCTATGCAATTTGTCACTCGTTAGGTTTACGACCAGAATAA
- the metJ gene encoding met regulon transcriptional regulator MetJ, with the protein MSKNWNGEYISPYAEHGKKSEQVKKVTVSIPTKVLKILTDERTRRQVNNLRHATNSELLCEAFLHAYTGQPLPEDSDLDKNQAPVDIPHSVQALIKK; encoded by the coding sequence ATGTCTAAAAACTGGAATGGCGAATATATCAGCCCTTACGCTGAACACGGTAAAAAAAGTGAACAGGTAAAAAAAGTGACGGTTTCTATCCCAACTAAAGTGCTTAAAATACTCACCGATGAACGCACACGCCGCCAAGTTAACAATCTACGTCACGCGACCAATAGCGAGTTATTATGTGAAGCTTTTCTACATGCTTACACGGGACAACCCTTACCTGAAGACAGCGATTTAGATAAAAACCAAGCGCCCGTCGACATTCCACATAGCGTTCAAGCTCTTATCAAAAAGTGA